In Acipenser ruthenus chromosome 6, fAciRut3.2 maternal haplotype, whole genome shotgun sequence, the following proteins share a genomic window:
- the LOC117410714 gene encoding SERTA domain-containing protein 4-like has translation MTRVLSMNTLGDHTAPAGDSEIPGFPSHWESQRCSKGCISGPVPLECAAGQLAGESHYQTPDPVATSRITYFKRKYVEDEDSHPVLYNCCQRMTPAFEERAHVLRVSLDKLRFIEDPEAFLRRSVLVNNLLRRLRAEILLQSDWCFSPPPPASSPSASHCPWENPATRACFTSIPPVKGHYRKRFRVSRGEEERFEHCCCFYGGRYLRLPFSVCDEAPSSSSSSSSSSSSSSSPLIRQLLPMEGEAKLHAFYPCLNLPGPGKLTGEHEAPK, from the exons ATGACCCGGGTCCTGTCGATGAATACACTCGGTGACCACACTGCCCCTGCAGGAGACTCCGAAATCCCAGGGTTCCCGTCCCATTGGGAGTCACAGCGCTGCAGCAAGGGCTGCATCTCCGGGCCTGTTCCACTAGAGTGTGCTGCAGGACAATTGGCCGGAG AATCCCATTACCAGACACCAGATCCTGTAGCCACGTCGAGGATCACATACTTCAAACGGAAGTATGTAGAAGACGAGGACTCCCACCCAGTCCTGTACAACTGCTGCCAGAGA ATGACGCCAGCCTTCGAGGAGCGGGCCCACGTGCTGCGGGTGTCTTTGGACAAGTTGCGTTTCATCGAGGACCCCGAGGCCTTCCTGCGGCGCTCTGTCCTCGTCAACAACCTACTGAGGAGGCTGCGGGCCGAGATCCTGCTACAGAGCGACTGGTGCTTCTCCCCTCCGCCCCCTGCCTCTTCTCCATCGGCCAGCCATTGCCCCTGGGAGAACCCAGCCACTCGGGCCTGCTTCACCAGCATACCGCCCGTCAAGGGACACTACCGCAAACGATTCCGCGTGAGCCGGGGAGAGGAGGAGCGCTTTGAGCACTGCTGCTGTTTCTACGGGGGCCGCTACCTGCGCTTGCCCTTCTCTGTGTGTGATGAAGCTccttcctcttcatcatcatcatcatcatcgtcttcctcctcttcctccccacTCATCCGTCAGCTGCTTCCGATGGAGGGCGAGGCCAAACTGCATGCCTTTTACCCTTGCCTCAACCTACCAGGACCTGGAAAACTAACAGGGGAACATGAAGCACCAAAGTAG